GAATATAGATAGTCCGATCTAGGTATGATTTTACTTATCTAGTCATTCTCTGAGTCCTACTCAGTTACTACAAAGACTATTCATATAGTAACCATACTTATATCTCTAGTTCTACTTAGACAACAGAAAAAATCATCTGTACAAATACAAGACTCCTGGGAGGGGATACAGACCAACCCAAACCAAACAGACCTGAGGGGGAACAAGAGATACACAAGAAAAAATGCACCAAAACTCCAATAGTGCCCTTGTCAAGATCAATCCCATACAACCTTGTCGACTTCGTTAATATATAGCTATAGGGTAATACCGCGAGCACACAGTTCCAAGTCttgtatttgtatatatctCCGACATCATTTACGTGCACAATAGGCTTCAACTGACAGGAGTAGGGTTATTATCTGATAGGGtgcaaacatgtataaaaatccttatattttcttctctatCATAGCGTATACCTTCGCACCGGCTGAACTCTATCTATAAATACTATTGTTGGATCTCTAGCTGACGACAATTAGCGTGCTAGGTAGGGGCACATGGTGTTCCTAAGATATTCGTCGAAGATAACTTCAAGAAGCGACACTTCCGACGAGGACTCGGGTTATAGCTTGAGCCTGGGAGATCCAATGGCTAGCGGTCACGTACCTTCAGATTAGTACCATCACCAAAGATCTTCATCTCTTTCGCTAAGAGGAGGACTCCAAGAGTGTGTGGTACCAAATGACGAAGGGCAacaaatttgtagtttttacATTTATGCATTTAAATTTGAGTAAAATTCACTTTGgactatatatttacaaaatgtTTCTCTTTAGACTAGTTTTCCTATTTTAACTAGTTCTACATCTCTTCTATCTCCTTTCTATGATTGCCTTAGCTCACCGTGCCACTCAACTAGCCATGCTAATGATCACAATATTTTTGACCATTAGTGGCTTGAGAAAATGACATAATGCAGGTGCACAACCTTGTCTGTTGCCCTCTGTAGGGGTTGAAAAGCACTTCCCGACTATATATAACTTAATTTCAAGAAGCAACAAGTTGCTAGCATCAACTAAGAATATTGTTGCATTCATGTGGAGGCAAGGCATGTGCATGCTAAGTGGATGGGTGAGTTTATTAGAGAAAGAtgagaggaggaaggcgaaTGGGTCCAAAGGGAAACATTTTGTAACAATTTCTAGTCCAAAGTGAAAAGAGTGTACCTTCCTAGTCCAAGCAGCAAtggtgtcaaaaaaaatatggtccaTTGTGTGATTAActctataaattttgtactttatgtatttttgtatGCGCCTTTCGACTACTCGCATAATCACCGAGAACCAAGTAGTCAATGCGGGCTAGGGGGCTTTCATAtgtcatattatattatgtaaATTATCCGAGTACTATATATACTTGGAATTTCTTGTTCTATAATTGGAAGAAGGGCCTAGTCTCGAGTATTTTGTTCCGACAACTACTGTAGAAGGAAAGATTCTTTCCTTGTTCGGAGTATTTGAGTATTTGTAGTGTTTGTAGTCAGAATGAGTCgtataaaatagatgatcTAACAATGGTCACAACTAGAGAGAGTAAAAGTAAATAAGCATTGACAAACTACATCCCACAAAAGTTACTGGGTGTTTTATAATTCTATTTTACTTGCTTTGACATAGAGgtaaggggaggtggcgatcaCCACCCGCCGTCACAAGCGGTGCATGGTGGGTGAGGCGACGACTGCTGTGGGCTACGAGTTGGGGTAGACAGGAGGTTGACGAGGATAAGGGTTAGGGTTATATGTGTTTGGCCAATGGATACGAGAGTTGTTGGGCTTCTTTCAGTCAATTCTGTCAACTGAGGTGGATGATCGAATTGGCCGAACTAAATTCAGTTAGTTGTGGGTGGAGACCGAATTTGTTACCAAAATTCTCGGTCTCAGTCAGTATAGTTTGGGTGTTTGGTCTTGGTTGTACATGTTAGCCTGTGTAATGCAGCAAGAAGATCCAACCCATGAAACAATCTAAGAGGTTAAGTAAATAGTATTGAAAATGTTAGGGGACAAAATACCCAACTAGATGATTCGGGGAGTTGAGTAGTTAACTTGTGATAGTTTAGGTGGTTACTTGGACTTATTCTATCATTTATGTGTCACAAATGATAATTATGGGGAGCAATCTAGCCTTACTGCTGGTTGGACCTACCGAGGTTAATTGTAAACATGTATGATCagattcaaatttaagttgacGTGCGGTTTTACTCTTGGGGAAATGTTTTCTTTATAATAAGATTGACCCTAAACTTCAAAACCGGCTACTATTAATTTATCCCTTAAATATCCGTACCATTCACTTTTCATCCTTAATTTAACCATGATCAAAGTggcttaattttttatgagatGGCACtggttttaaagtttaattacCATATCATATAAAACAGAAGTACGATTTATATGCATAGCCTAGTTTAGCACTAGATTGCAACGTGAGCACTATATGACCGTGTATAAACAGGCATGCATTCTTCAGCCAGGTCATTGAAAGAAACTCGCGAATCGAATAATCAATCATCCTGGGCGTGGTGTTAATAATTACTGGGTACTGTTCCAGTAGATACTACGAAAAGGTTAACAcggttttaaactttttttcacATGGTTTTGACATGTTCAAAGCACGTAGAGATCTTTCGATCGATCTCTTTTACCACGTCCCGGCCTTGCATCTAGCTCTAGCTAGCTCTATCGTTCACTTCACTGGCATCGTTTTCACTGGGAATTTACGTGGACATGAAGACGTCACTGGGCTCACGgcacatttatttatgctctAGAAGGCCTGTGCAGCTTGCTTTAAATTGTTTAGTCAATTTCCGGTTTGATCTCATCCTCTTCGACAAATTAACTAATTTAGAGTTCGTTATCACTAACAACGATGGAGGAGTTTGTACTTACTTAGTTcgttgtatatgtatatgtattattGGATTGAAGCCTAGAAGAAATCTACCGGTTCAAACTCAGTGCAATACGTTATCACCAATGAGATTGACAGCAGTGGCCGGGCTAGCAACGTTATCAATCGTAGACCGCGAACTGCGCGCGCTCCTATTGGCTACGGAGTACATACCGATTACCagtaaggccgtgttcggctgtCCATTTCCTTATCCAGATTTCCTTATTTTTCGTATGCATGTttctcaaactactaaacgatgtatttttataaaaaatttaatagaaaaattattttaaaaatcatattaatctattttataattttttataattaataattaattaatcatatacttatctattactatattttctgtatTGAACAACTAACCCTCATTTCTCACTatcgaacacggcctaagtagCCATAGTGCATCCACCGTTGCGCTGTGCAGTCACCTGACCTGTTCGGGACAAGGATGATGTCAAAcggtaaatttataaataaaaaataatttatgaataaagctttttatatatgtactcttagcaatctaatgttgtaaaataaattttggtgaaaaaacatcacaatcaactcaagtttaaaattaaaagtttaaattttgattcataAGCATGGACTATGAGATGAAAACGGTCGGACGGATGCTTTCTACGAAGCTATCACCCGGAGTCCCGGACCATTCCAATTGATAATTGCTTATCGGTGCAATTCGGACATTTGTACACAAGCTATGCATTCACACGAAGGTTATTTCTCTGTAGAAAATTCCTGGCCAATATCCAAGAACATTATCGCGAGTGTCGATTATCTTCTGGACGTTGTACTAATGCTGTTGAGTGTTGACCGTGGACTGGCCGGACAGCCTCAGATGAGTGAGCCGGTAGACTGCGACCAACGACGGGAAAACGCACGGTTTCGTCGCGGAAAACAGCTGGAAAAATACACTACGGCCGCGTTCGTTCGGGTGAGAGCTGGGCTAAGTTATCTAGCACAGAAAATAGTTATAggttaatacatgattaattaattattaattataaaaacattaaaaatatattaatataatatattaaaaacaactttttcatagaaatttttaaaaaataatgtttagcagttcaggtaaaaaacgagaaaatctaAATAACTTATCCTATAGCATGCGGTGGAGGAGGGAGCGAGCGATATAGATGAAATtgtactgtacccacaagcaGAATAGTGCTTCAAGTTGgttgcgtgcgtgcgttcaTCATATAGTTAAGCACATTTGTTCCATCGAGTCTTGTGAAATTCCAACGAAAATCACTGCTACTTGGATATGATTATCTCGATCTCACCACAACTTAAAGAGAGCTGACTTACGTACGAAGAGGAACTTGGTGCGTGCACCGACCCACTTGTATATGCACGTATGAGAGGGACATCACAATTAATTGATCGTTCGGATGCTAGCATCTAGTACAAATTCTTTTTTTCGACAAAGAAAATACTTTTAGTTCTTGGGTGCGTGCATCCTCACTTCAAAATCAGGTTAATTCGTATGAACTcggaagaaattaaaaatatgccaTGGTCAAAAGTAATGGAGTGTTACGTACTAGGTTAGTCCTTGCATATATAGGTTATACCAAGGGGACCGAAGATAGCGATGTAAGCagaatcataaaaatatcacagcTGATCGCAACGGGGGGAGAGCGAACTCAAGTTCGCACCtgacaaatcaaatcaaagcgCATACTGAACAATAAATAGCCATTGGCATGTCTTATTGTAGAATCTGAAACCTAGCTTTACTGTGGTCACTATTTATACTATTCTACTATATATCAGGGACAGAACGATCTCAATAGTTGATTTATAAGTTCTTCTAtcagtaagaaaaaaattctattgtCACCAGTGTTGATAAATACGATGAATTGAATATATTAGTGTACAATCAATCATATCGTTGAAGAAATGTCCATAAGATCATagttatgattaatattttgtgattaaagttggcttgtaaattgatttattaatataaattggtTTGAATATTCGTGGTGTTGATGTGGGTGCATGCGACTAACCAACGTAGGTCAGGTTACGATATCTGTgcctaaaaatagtttatttgtaTCTATATGTGCAGGTAATTTGATGTCAACATTGATCAATGATGATAACCAGGATTAGGTTTGGGGAGCAACCGATGCCTGGACGGTCGGGATTCCATGTGATGTGGTTGGACTAGTCGTGACCCTAGCTTGGAGGTCAACATCGGTCAACGGTGAGATCAGAACTAAGCTcgaggaggagctgaggtctaGGTGATCAAGTATGCTAAGTAACAATATTAAATACAAGGTAACATACGGTAGATGGACACCATGTGAGAATAGAATCATAACGGGCTTTATAAATGTTATCTGAAAGTGTTAGAataattgtttagaaatttggaaGGAATTAGCGAATAGAGAAAAGGGAATAAAAGGAATAGAGAATTGTTACCGTACTCGGCTACATGGGTTATATGCACACGTGGGTTTGCTTCGTGTTTTGAAAATTGAGTTTTATGAGTTCTGGTGATGGAGTTTTTGGTATAAATAGATGCGGAGTTGAGGCGCCAGAGATATAACCCTTTGtgtaactttttaaaaagaaaaatattagggTTTAAAAGAAGTGCTATATATGTAtgcactttttaaaaaaactcgatgcaataaagttaattaatatacttatattccCCATCTCGATCCGCTGTCATGTACGTCGTAACCGTCGTCGCCTGCAAAGCTTACATAGATACAGAGTAGATTGGAGTCCCTGAGGATGGTCAGGGGCGAACATACATGTTCTTATTCATGGTCCTCGTACCCTGGGTAAATTATCcaatttttactaaattatatcatattaattagtgtataaatataaaaattagataattaataCGTATTAGATCTTCGATAATTTCTGTTCTATGTTCGCCACTGAGGATGGTGTATCATCAAGGTTGGCAGGGACGCGATGGTTGATGCTTCCTCGATCGCCATTAATTAGCACTGTGCACCCTCTCCCCCAACAGGCCAATATCCCTTTCAATCGCTGATCCGTTCGGCTCCTGGGAGGAATGCCGCGCCCGCCGGCTACAACACCGTCACCATCGATCATCACCATCACCGGCGCCCGGCCGTTCACTGCCGGCCAGATCCCTGCTACGGCATGTGCAGTCTCCTCTTCTCCAATGTGCAGTCGCCGTTGTCCGATCGGCGCCCGTTGATGAGGTCCTCCCCGTCACAGCCTCGTCCCCATCGAGTTCTCTGGACTGGACGGGATAGCCCGGCCAACAAAATTCGTAtccacagttccacgtctCAACTCCAAGGTTGTCTCCTGGTATTTACATGTACTATAAGCTGGACTTGGGCAACGCTGGCTACGGGGCCAAGCGACCGGGTCGGTCGGGACGACACAGGCAAAATCAAAGGGAAAACAACCCGGCTGGTGACAGCAACAACGCCTGTAGTTAGCGACTACTAGCGAGACCAGTGGAGTGCAAGTAGCTAAGCTAgtgctgcagctagctactGGTAGAAAGAGTAAGCTAGCAAGGGCAACTACTGGACATGGGCCAGGCAACTACCGGATAAAAGGGAGGAGACGACATGGGCCAGTTCAATCTCTTTGTGCTCGCGGCTGATAGTTCGCTACTCTCGTGTGTGGCTGTGCGCTTTGCTGCTGTTAAGATTTTTGGTGTGCTCGGTCAGATTCGTCTTTCCCACTGTAACTGATCCTGTACGTTGCTAAGGCAAtctttaagtttttttttactgtgtaCTCATATGGTTATAAACCATCTACTGATTtggatcaaataaattattaaagtataatttattttgcttgtgacttacttggttatcaaaagaactttaagcacgacttgtcattttttatatttatactaaatttttaataagacaaatgatcaaacgttgtaataaaaaaattaaatattctacgttatgaaacggaggtagtatatgatGGGCCTTATACGCCAGTACAAAACTACCATGGGCTAAAAAGGGATGCCCGCAAGTTTGGGCTACTGGGCTAGCACCTATCCTAATCATTTCTAAGTGGGCCATATTAATTAGCCCATTGATCATATCATCATTGCCCAAGCAACTCGCCTTCGTCGGctcgccgcgcggcgccggcgacggagcAGCGGCAGGACAGGCTGCAGTGCTGCGTCCTTGCATCCATCCTTAGGCGCGCGGCGCGCCCCGCTACCCCCCACCTAGAGCTGCCGTCTCGGCcggcacgcgcgcgccgccaTCGCTTCCCTCCTTGCCCCCTTGCTCTTGCTAGCTGCGGCCACCCCGTTCGTTTGCCGGCCACCAGGGCACCGCCAAGTCCCGGGGTACTCTGTTGAACTCGCGGTGTTCTGCGACAGCCGGAGCCGCCCACAAATCGGCCGCAAATCTCCTTGGGCGGGTGGGGGCCGGCACCCGCGCACTTGGCTCTGTGGCTATTTCAGGTTTGCTACTTGAATTGTCTGAAGAAAACTTTCCtgaacttttttctttcagacGCCTGATAGTAAAGGGTTAATAGTTAATACCACTATACCAGTAGCATATTTGTGCAGTAGGATTTCTGCATAATTTACTAGTGTATGtaaatagaaacaaaacatttttttttggcttctaCTAGTAATCCTTTGCAACTGAACTATACAAGcactactctctccgtttcataatataaaaagttttagctatgcttagattcatctattaaccaatgtatattgtttatatatatgtctggatttattgatatctatatgaattttttagataCGTACTTGCTTAGCATTGAGAGAAGAGGTACAGGATTTAGCAGgacttgctttgctttgcattGTCAGTGTTATGTTGCAGTACCAGCAGCACTGCAGAAGGCAGCTAAACTGCGGCATTGAATTGGCAAACTCCGCCCTACCCGGATTAATATCAGTAACAAATCCTTGGGTGTCGATTGTCCAGCCAGCAGCCAGCAACCTTAGTGTTCATTTTTATTGTGAAGCGAAACGTTGAAAACACAGAGCTTAGCAGACCAAAAAAAGACATCTCCAGACAACCTGATGAAACTATAAATAGGTCATACAATcatgcaaaaatatcaaacaagaATCTTGGGACGACTAGCTTACAAAGGCAATCACAGATAACCCCAATCTTATGCACACTGCAAATCTAGGCTTCAGGGGTTTGTGACACGAGCAAAGAACAACACAAATATGTTCAGCAGTTCCAGCTGCCAACAAAGAATAAAGGCCAATCTGTTTGACTGCTTCCATGAGTATTTGAGAACTTTATATGATAcatgaggagaaaaaaaaatctggcaATGGTTCCCTCTCTGCGGCAGTTCAAAGCTACTAGAATATACACAAGCTTTACATCTACACACATTACCTTTTTGGTAACCAAAATTAGAAACAAAATGGAAGACGAGGGCGGTTATAATTGCGAATGTAGCGGACCAGATCATCACTGTTGTTCTTGTGGTAAATAATCGCATCACTCAATTGCTTGATagcttctcttttctcttgcaCCCTAGCTGATAACTCTTCTTCTTTGTCATCAATTGTCTTCTCAAGCTGAGCCATCTTTTCATTCGCCTCCGAAGCACTTCTCACCATCTCTGACAaaacattttctttctctctcaacTTAGTACACAGCTCATCATTCTCCTTGACCAATTCTTTCTGTTCAGCAAGATGGTGATGTAACCTGTTCCTTAAGAGCTCGAGCTCTTCAGTGCATGCAAATGAACGGGCAGAGAATTTGGAAAAACTGTTATTGAAATGTGATTCTAGCTCATCCAAGTGATCAACTAGTGTGGAGATTCCGGACTCGGCATTTCCTTTCATTTGTACAAGAGTTTGTTCCAGCAAGCTGTTCTGTCCACAAAAATTCTGTATTTTCTGTTCAAGACACTGGATCTCTCTATGTGATGTTTGCACTGTCATCACATAGCTGTCTTCTTTGCTTTTGCTCTCTGCCTCGGTAACTCTAAGCTTCTGCTTGGCTAGCTGGAGCTGAGCTTCAAGTTCTTGGACATGATTTTGTAGTTTTCTGGTTTCTTTATTTGCATATACATTGTCCTCCTCTAAATGACGATGTTTCTCTAGAATTTCTTTGTATTTGTCCTCCAGTTTATCTATCTGCTCAATGTGATTCCTCCTAAGTACCTCAAGGTGCGACGCCCTTGTGGACACCTCTCCATATGCATATTGGAGGCTCTGGCAGCTGCCAACAATTCCTCTGAGGCTCTGTTGGAGGCAAGCAATTGCTATCTCACGATCTGTAACCTTTTGCTTTACTTGATCTTCGAAATCTTTCATAAACGATAATTTTTCCATGCATGCTTCAGTAATAATTTTCATATTCTCCTCCACTTTGATCTTCTGAGAAGATAATAGATCAATTGTTTTCACCAGATCTTTTGTATTAGCGCtcatttcattaattttaCTGGCAGTTTCAGCTTGAACAGTCTTGAGCTCCTCATTTAAGTTTGACACTTTCAATATTGCTTCCTCCAACTGCTTATTCAGGCTGGAATTGTTTTCCATCTGAATTGAAAGTTCCTCCTTCAGCTGCACCATCTCACTTTCAAGCTTCTTGATAGAATCTTCTGACTTCTCTAGTTGTGTTAGTGTGGCATCCTTCTCTTCATGTGCCATCGTAACCTCCTCCTGCAACTCAATCTTGATTACTTCAAACTGCTCGGTCAAGGTATGATTGTTCTTCTTCAAGTCATCATTAGCTTGCTGTAGGCTTGAAAGGCTCTCTGTTTGCTTTCCTATCACAGTCTCGAAGTTTCTCACAGAAGCCAGAGACTGCTGCAACTCTATTTGAGCTGTGTCTTTCTCAGCACGTAATGCTGCAATATCAGCATGAAGACTAGTCCTTGTCTCCTCCAATTGCTGGTTCAACCTATCATTGTTATCCTTCATATCTTCATTAGATAGATGCAAGATTGAAATTTCCTCTCTTCCTTGCTCTAACTCCATTCTAAGATTCTTGATTGAAACCTCAGACTGCTGCAAGTCTGAAAGTGCTTTGTTCTTCTGTTCTTgtagttctaaaatttcagCATGAGAACTAACCTTGTTGTCTTCAAGTTCCTTCTCCAGGTTAGCGATACTCTTGTGCAGATCTTCACTGGCGAGCTGCAGGATAGAATTATGTTCTCTCTGCTTTTCTAACTCCTCTCCAAGGGTCTTAATTGAGGTGTTTGACTGCTGCAAATTATCGAGCACTTTTTCCTTCTCTCCTTGTAGCGCAATGATCTCATCCTGCAGCGTACTTCTAGCCTCCTCCAACTGCCTCTCCAAGCTAGAACTTTTCTCTAGTAATTCTTCATTAGCTTTCTGTAGAGCTAAAACTTGGTTCTGTTTCTGTTCAAGCTCACTTTCCAGATTCTTAAGACAAGCATCCAGCTCTTGTACCTGTAGGAGTGctgcatttttttcctcttggaGTACTGTAACCTCGTTGTACATATTGCTCTTTGCTGCTTCAAGGTTTTCAATGGCTTCCTGAAGATTTAtaatttgttggttttgcTCTTCTAACTTATTACCAAGCTCAACAGTAGAAGCAACAGCTACATCCTTTTGTCCTTGCACCGTTGCAAGCTCATTTTGTAAATTGGAATTCACTGACTCCAGGTCTTCATTATTC
This is a stretch of genomic DNA from Oryza brachyantha chromosome 1, ObraRS2, whole genome shotgun sequence. It encodes these proteins:
- the LOC102721045 gene encoding COP1-interactive protein 1-like, with the protein product MTKKHKLRKSKHILENKKDVDDNVENILRMIGEDNESAENEPSDDSGNAFKKSKLSSLVKGFHEEYEYLHKHYKQLIGKLENVGHSSSDSDSSDSDDEEDGSHNDAVSEENGWKQKLVEDPQGKEQSLEVEIQKLKKNTEEQAKEISDLKELLDRAIKDKEATRLELSSDFANLSSENENLKLLVDTAERETGESHKTIALMENEIRTLSVEKQVVEKERDGLKISVVDLENKRVDLSNQLQDTMEKCTFLSSQLEKAQLTEKEVQTLLSEIEMMKNEKLMLSRENDNLKVCEKNLDTECSQLKATIAETKAENNTLTEEKHLLESKLQLLGVNINGLIAEKEELMNNMNIERGAAGEEKERLVSEHSKCLHELDKAQSSLKELESTNGALNDEIAAIQEEKIALASKLQQLEASFKNLGNELEQELERISVMQKNNEDLESVNSNLQNELATVQGQKDVAVASTVELGNKLEEQNQQIINLQEAIENLEAAKSNMYNEVTVLQEEKNAALLQVQELDACLKNLESELEQKQNQVLALQKANEELLEKSSSLERQLEEARSTLQDEIIALQGEKEKVLDNLQQSNTSIKTLGEELEKQREHNSILQLASEDLHKSIANLEKELEDNKVSSHAEILELQEQKNKALSDLQQSEVSIKNLRMELEQGREEISILHLSNEDMKDNNDRLNQQLEETRTSLHADIAALRAEKDTAQIELQQSLASVRNFETVIGKQTESLSSLQQANDDLKKNNHTLTEQFEVIKIELQEEVTMAHEEKDATLTQLEKSEDSIKKLESEMVQLKEELSIQMENNSSLNKQLEEAILKVSNLNEELKTVQAETASKINEMSANTKDLVKTIDLLSSQKIKVEENMKIITEACMEKLSFMKDFEDQVKQKVTDREIAIACLQQSLRGIVGSCQSLQYAYGEVSTRASHLEVLRRNHIEQIDKLEDKYKEILEKHRHLEEDNVYANKETRKLQNHVQELEAQLQLAKQKLRVTEAESKSKEDSYVMTVQTSHREIQCLEQKIQNFCGQNSLLEQTLVQMKGNAESGISTLVDHLDELESHFNNSFSKFSARSFACTEELELLRNRLHHHLAEQKELVKENDELCTKLREKENVLSEMVRSASEANEKMAQLEKTIDDKEEELSARVQEKREAIKQLSDAIIYHKNNSDDLVRYIRNYNRPRLPFCF